The Cellulophaga sp. L1A9 genome window below encodes:
- the lysS gene encoding lysine--tRNA ligase → MQLTEQEVIRREKLTKLRDLGIDPYPAALYPVDTTSKSIKSDYKEGKKVIVAGRLMRKKIQGKASFAALQDSEGRVQLYFNRDEICTEDDHSKYNEIFKKLTDLGDIIGVEGELFTTQVGEKTVLVKDFTILCKALRPLPLPKVDPDGKVHDEFNDPELRYRQRYVDLIVNPSVKQTFIKRTKITNSIRQFFNDREYLEVETPILQPIPGGASARPFLTHHNALNIPLYLRVANELYLKRLIVGGFDGVYEFSKDFRNEGMDRTHNPEFTVMELYVAYKDYNWMMDMTEQLLEKVAIDANGTSKVPVGKNEIEFKAPYPRVPILGAIKEHTGYDVAGMEEVELRGVAKKLGLEVDETMGIGKLIDEIFGEKCEHLYIQPTFITDYPKEMSPLTKQHRDNPALTERFELMVNGKELANCYSELNDAIDQRERFEEQLKLSAKGDDEAMFIDQDFIRALEYGMPPTAGIGIGIDRLVMLMTNNSSIQEVLFFPQMRPEKKALELSDNEKIIFEILKKKQEMSLADLKAEADLSNKAWDKSIKALGKMGVLKVTKTETDLIATLKE, encoded by the coding sequence ATGCAACTCACAGAACAAGAGGTAATCCGAAGAGAGAAATTAACCAAATTAAGAGATCTAGGAATAGACCCTTATCCAGCTGCTTTATACCCAGTGGATACAACTTCAAAAAGTATTAAATCTGACTATAAAGAAGGTAAAAAGGTTATTGTTGCCGGGCGTTTGATGCGAAAAAAAATACAAGGAAAAGCTTCTTTTGCTGCATTACAAGATAGTGAAGGACGTGTACAATTGTATTTTAATAGAGATGAAATTTGTACTGAAGATGACCATTCGAAATACAATGAAATCTTCAAAAAGCTAACAGACTTAGGAGATATCATCGGAGTTGAAGGGGAGCTTTTTACTACTCAAGTAGGAGAAAAAACAGTTTTGGTAAAAGATTTTACCATTCTTTGTAAAGCATTACGTCCTTTACCTTTACCAAAAGTTGATCCAGATGGTAAAGTACATGATGAATTTAACGATCCTGAATTACGTTATCGCCAACGTTACGTAGATTTAATTGTTAACCCATCGGTAAAACAAACTTTTATTAAAAGAACAAAAATTACGAATAGTATTCGTCAGTTTTTTAACGATAGAGAATATTTAGAAGTAGAAACTCCTATTTTACAGCCTATACCAGGGGGTGCTTCTGCGCGCCCGTTCTTAACACATCACAATGCACTAAATATCCCATTATATTTACGTGTTGCTAATGAACTCTATTTAAAAAGACTTATCGTTGGTGGTTTTGATGGGGTTTATGAATTTTCTAAAGATTTTAGAAATGAAGGAATGGATCGTACCCACAATCCGGAATTCACTGTAATGGAGCTTTACGTTGCTTACAAAGATTATAACTGGATGATGGACATGACTGAGCAACTTTTAGAAAAAGTAGCTATAGATGCCAATGGAACATCAAAAGTACCTGTAGGTAAAAATGAAATAGAATTCAAAGCACCTTATCCAAGAGTGCCCATTCTCGGCGCTATAAAAGAACATACTGGTTACGATGTTGCTGGTATGGAAGAGGTTGAATTAAGAGGTGTTGCTAAAAAATTAGGTTTAGAAGTAGATGAAACCATGGGCATTGGAAAGCTTATTGATGAGATATTTGGTGAAAAATGTGAGCATCTTTATATACAGCCAACATTTATCACCGACTACCCAAAAGAGATGAGTCCACTTACCAAACAGCACAGAGATAATCCTGCACTTACAGAGCGTTTTGAGCTTATGGTTAATGGAAAAGAATTAGCGAATTGTTATTCGGAGTTAAACGACGCTATAGATCAAAGAGAGCGTTTTGAAGAGCAATTAAAATTATCAGCGAAAGGTGATGATGAAGCGATGTTTATAGATCAAGATTTTATTCGTGCTCTGGAATATGGTATGCCTCCTACTGCTGGTATTGGTATTGGTATTGACCGTTTGGTAATGCTAATGACTAATAATTCTTCAATACAAGAAGTTTTATTCTTTCCACAAATGAGACCAGAGAAAAAAGCTTTAGAACTTTCTGATAATGAAAAGATCATTTTCGAAATCTTAAAAAAGAAACAGGAAATGTCCTTAGCTGATCTTAAAGCTGAAGCAGATTTAAGTAATAAAGCTTGGGATAAAAGCATAAAAGCGCTAGGAAAAATGGGCGTATTAAAAGTTACCAAAACGGAAACTGATTTAATTGCAACGCTTAAAGAATAA
- the lipB gene encoding lipoyl(octanoyl) transferase LipB — protein MNKLVIYKDLGLKDYKETWDYQETLFKSIIDTKIKNRREELNLETTNYLLFVEHPHVYTLGKSGDMDNLLIDEAQLAIKGATFYKINRGGDITYHGPGQIVGYPILDLDNFFTDIHKYLRFLEEVVILTLQEYGLKAERSKGETGVWLDVGTPFARKICAMGVRASRWVTMHGFALNVNADLGYFDLMIPCGIKGKAVTSLNVELGQKEVDIEEVKNKLLKHFSVLFEAEFIQEETEV, from the coding sequence ATGAATAAGCTTGTTATATATAAAGATCTAGGGTTAAAAGATTATAAGGAAACTTGGGATTACCAAGAAACACTTTTTAAATCTATCATAGATACTAAAATTAAAAACAGGAGGGAAGAATTAAATCTTGAGACTACAAATTATTTACTTTTTGTAGAGCATCCGCATGTCTATACTTTAGGTAAAAGTGGGGACATGGATAATCTTCTTATAGATGAAGCGCAATTAGCAATTAAAGGAGCTACATTTTATAAGATTAATAGAGGAGGAGATATTACCTATCATGGTCCGGGACAGATTGTTGGATATCCTATTTTAGATTTAGATAATTTTTTCACAGACATTCATAAATACCTTCGGTTCTTAGAAGAGGTGGTTATTTTAACACTACAAGAATATGGCCTTAAAGCAGAACGCTCTAAAGGAGAAACAGGAGTTTGGTTGGATGTTGGAACCCCTTTTGCACGTAAAATTTGTGCTATGGGTGTCCGGGCAAGCCGCTGGGTAACCATGCACGGCTTTGCTTTAAATGTAAATGCAGATTTAGGCTATTTTGATCTCATGATTCCATGTGGAATAAAAGGAAAAGCAGTGACTTCTTTAAATGTAGAATTAGGGCAAAAAGAAGTAGATATAGAAGAAGTGAAAAACAAACTTTTGAAGCACTTCTCTGTGCTTTTTGAAGCAGAATTTATACAAGAAGAAACCGAGGTTTAG
- a CDS encoding YqaE/Pmp3 family membrane protein, with protein MSIWRVLLAIFFPPLAVIGKGCGSIVIVFLLTLCGWVPGVIAALVILNNPDN; from the coding sequence ATGAGTATTTGGAGAGTTCTTTTAGCCATTTTTTTTCCGCCCCTAGCTGTAATTGGTAAAGGTTGTGGTTCTATTGTTATTGTTTTTTTGCTAACCCTTTGCGGTTGGGTACCAGGTGTAATAGCAGCTTTAGTAATCTTAAATAACCCCGATAATTAG
- a CDS encoding ribonuclease HII: MLKNFHISKNEIGTDEAGRGCLAGPVTAAAVVLPEKFTNILLNDSKKLSEIKRFTLKPIIEELALSFAVTHIEPLVIDDINILNASILAMQKSVLKLDTTARHIIVDGNRFKPMENYSYDCIIKGDGKYMSIAAASILAKTYRDEVMNVLHEEFPMYNWKQNKGYPTKEHRAAIRKYGITKYHRKSFRQLPEQLKINI; the protein is encoded by the coding sequence ATGCTTAAAAATTTCCACATCTCAAAAAATGAAATAGGCACTGATGAGGCCGGTCGCGGCTGTCTTGCAGGACCCGTTACTGCCGCTGCAGTGGTGCTTCCTGAGAAATTTACAAACATCTTATTAAACGACTCAAAGAAATTATCAGAAATTAAACGGTTTACTTTAAAACCAATTATTGAAGAACTCGCATTATCCTTCGCCGTTACACACATTGAACCACTGGTTATTGATGACATTAATATTTTAAATGCTTCTATACTAGCGATGCAAAAATCTGTTTTAAAACTAGATACTACTGCTAGGCACATTATCGTTGATGGCAATCGGTTTAAACCTATGGAAAACTACTCTTATGATTGCATTATTAAAGGAGACGGGAAGTATATGAGCATCGCAGCAGCATCCATCCTAGCGAAAACCTATAGAGATGAAGTTATGAATGTTCTTCACGAAGAATTCCCCATGTATAATTGGAAACAAAACAAAGGGTATCCTACCAAAGAACATAGAGCCGCAATTAGAAAATATGGCATCACTAAATATCATAGAAAGAGCTTTAGACAGCTCCCCGAACAACTTAAAATTAATATATAA
- a CDS encoding ribonuclease HII codes for MKLKVCVFIIMVFLSCKKEANTSPSLLKHIPQNAAILIKINDFDLFTSDLKNNSFLKEYQKTPHYQESFEYLKLLSYLKPSEESIISFIAVGKGKLDYFFKTKTSTALLNLSGIKNKTIEELTYESYSFTKATIEDQITYIYKDSDYTFISSSQLLIENLIRTQEFPETDSKLRKLYDSSSKNKSATFFFNTKYCKELTASLKEANKFDLSEFSDWISLDAIIKQNELKLTGISLCNEGSPTKFASLFSNVSPMVNQTQFYAPINAQYITSYTFKNFENYYKNQQKYLEALPKKDTTFQAVQELGIIGLSNEKVVVLQTLDAEHLVAILNLNSNETINYQGNEILKLTDDTFLAAFKAILPDFKTNYVTILEEVLVFSEHLAPLQNTISNYKNEATFDKSEVYSSAKSSIADASNILFISSPEGIDKYRQNEIKEDMVKKIDAIDFTNQIVVGQLVSDKGFFHSSIVLKKITEKTESNLTAPLFTIQLDNNIATQPQFVENHLTKKKEIIVQDVNNILYLISTEGKVLWKKQLGGKIKGEISQVDLYKNGRLQLAFTTDNQFLILDRNGVIVKPFDMSFDSAELNSLSVFDYDNTRNYRFVITEKSKIRMFDATGKAVEGFNFKGNNKTITKAPKHFRFDRKDYIVFPEEDGTLRIISRVGTDRVTVKEKIDFSDNEVYNYKNKFTLTDNKGMLYQISEKGTIEKSNLKLNKDHGIFATKNTLAVMNENTLTVKDKKIDLELGLYSKPQIFYNNDKIYVSVTDLQNQKIYLFDSNLKSIQNFPVYGNSAIALGDIDNDKKLELVAKDLENSLIVYRIN; via the coding sequence ATGAAATTGAAAGTCTGTGTTTTCATTATTATGGTATTTCTAAGTTGCAAAAAAGAAGCAAACACATCACCTTCTCTTCTTAAACATATTCCACAAAATGCAGCAATACTGATTAAGATCAATGATTTTGACCTTTTTACTAGTGATTTAAAAAACAATAGCTTTCTTAAAGAATATCAGAAAACTCCCCACTACCAAGAATCTTTTGAATACTTAAAATTATTATCCTACTTGAAGCCTAGCGAAGAAAGCATCATCAGTTTTATAGCAGTAGGCAAAGGAAAATTAGATTACTTTTTCAAAACCAAAACCTCGACAGCTTTACTGAATTTAAGCGGTATTAAAAATAAGACCATAGAAGAATTAACTTACGAAAGCTATAGCTTTACCAAAGCTACTATTGAAGATCAAATAACCTATATATACAAGGACAGTGATTATACTTTTATCTCTTCTTCGCAATTATTGATTGAAAACCTTATTAGAACACAAGAGTTCCCTGAAACTGATTCGAAATTAAGGAAGCTCTATGACTCGAGTAGTAAAAATAAATCAGCAACTTTCTTTTTTAACACCAAATACTGTAAAGAACTCACTGCTTCACTCAAAGAAGCAAACAAATTTGATCTTTCTGAATTTTCTGATTGGATTTCTTTAGATGCTATTATCAAACAAAACGAATTAAAGCTAACTGGAATAAGCTTATGCAACGAAGGTAGTCCTACAAAATTTGCATCGTTATTTTCTAATGTTAGTCCCATGGTAAACCAGACGCAATTTTACGCACCAATAAACGCTCAATATATTACATCATACACCTTCAAGAACTTTGAGAATTACTACAAGAATCAACAAAAATACCTAGAAGCCTTACCTAAAAAAGACACCACATTTCAGGCAGTCCAAGAATTAGGAATTATAGGACTATCAAATGAAAAAGTAGTGGTATTGCAAACTTTGGATGCTGAACATCTCGTTGCTATTCTTAATCTGAATTCTAATGAAACGATTAATTACCAAGGAAACGAAATATTAAAACTTACTGATGACACTTTTTTAGCTGCTTTCAAAGCTATCCTTCCTGACTTTAAAACAAATTATGTAACAATACTGGAAGAAGTATTAGTTTTTTCTGAGCATCTAGCACCACTTCAAAATACGATTAGCAATTATAAAAATGAAGCAACTTTTGACAAATCTGAAGTTTATAGTAGTGCGAAAAGTAGTATTGCAGATGCCTCAAATATTTTATTTATTTCTTCTCCAGAAGGAATAGATAAATACCGTCAAAATGAAATAAAAGAAGATATGGTTAAAAAAATCGATGCCATAGATTTTACGAACCAGATAGTTGTGGGTCAATTAGTTTCTGATAAAGGTTTTTTCCATTCAAGCATTGTATTAAAAAAAATAACTGAAAAAACAGAAAGTAATTTAACCGCACCGTTATTCACTATTCAACTTGACAACAATATTGCGACACAACCACAATTTGTAGAAAATCATTTAACCAAGAAAAAAGAGATCATTGTCCAGGACGTCAACAATATTCTTTACCTAATTTCAACAGAAGGAAAAGTATTATGGAAAAAACAATTGGGCGGCAAAATTAAAGGGGAAATTTCCCAAGTGGATTTATACAAAAATGGACGTTTACAATTGGCCTTTACAACAGACAATCAGTTTTTAATCTTAGATAGGAACGGAGTTATCGTAAAACCTTTTGATATGAGCTTTGATTCTGCTGAATTGAATAGCCTTTCTGTATTTGATTATGACAATACTAGAAATTATCGTTTTGTAATCACTGAGAAGTCCAAAATAAGAATGTTCGATGCCACAGGAAAAGCTGTTGAAGGTTTTAATTTCAAGGGTAACAACAAAACGATTACCAAAGCCCCAAAACATTTTAGATTTGACAGAAAGGACTATATCGTTTTTCCTGAAGAAGATGGAACCCTACGCATCATTAGCCGTGTGGGAACGGATCGCGTTACCGTAAAAGAAAAAATTGATTTCTCCGATAACGAAGTCTATAATTATAAAAACAAATTTACCCTTACTGACAATAAAGGAATGCTGTATCAAATTAGCGAAAAGGGAACTATTGAAAAAAGTAATTTGAAGCTCAACAAAGATCACGGAATCTTCGCAACCAAAAATACTTTGGCGGTTATGAATGAAAATACATTAACGGTAAAAGATAAAAAAATAGATCTTGAACTCGGGCTATATTCAAAACCACAAATTTTTTATAACAACGATAAAATTTACGTGAGTGTAACAGACTTACAGAACCAGAAAATATATTTATTTGACAGTAATTTAAAATCGATTCAGAATTTTCCTGTGTATGGAAACTCCGCTATAGCCCTAGGGGATATAGATAACGACAAAAAATTAGAACTTGTTGCTAAAGATTTAGAGAATTCACTAATTGTTTATCGCATCAATTAA
- a CDS encoding zinc-dependent metalloprotease yields the protein MKRTLLVFAIVGCFSTTEAQIFKKKKNKTAQKSDQNKPKKGGIEAYEKVITKEAKTDKGLFDVHEVDSKFFYEIPDSLFNKEMLMVSRISKTANGLGFGGGKINTQVLRWEKKDKKVILRVVSYDVVASDSLPVHEAVVNSNFEPVLYSFDIKALKKDSVHPATVIEVGDLFEKDVNALGMPDAYRKRFKVSRLDSDRSYIESVKSYPQNIEARHVKTYIASAAPSNGDLGSISIEINNSMILLPAEPMKRRYFDERVGWFARGQVDYGLDAQESKTITFLDRWRLEVKDEDLEKFNKGELVTPKKQIVYYIDRATPKEWVPFIKQGIEDWQVAFEAAGFKNAIIAKDPPTAEEDPEWSPEDVRYSVVRYLASPVPNANGPHVSDPRTGEILESDINWYHNVMTLLRNWYFVQTAAINEDARGVKFKNEVMGRLIRFVSSHEVGHTLGLPHNMGSSVAYPVDSLRSAAFTKKYGTAPSIMDYARFNYVAQPGDEGVALMPEIGIYDKYAISWGYRPIMDKDAEDEKSILDQWILKHSGDPLYRFGHQQAGDVVDPSSQTEDLGDDAVKASTYGIANLKRIVPNLAIWIAEDGKKYDDLGTLYEQVLSQYNRYMGHVSNNIGGVYEYYKTFDQEGAVYTPVAKERQKNSLAFVQKELFITPEWLLDQNIFNKIEYSGSIERLRAIQVRTLDNILSLGKIARIIENETINGKDAYALTDMMKDLRTGIWSELPRGSKIDTYRRNLQKAHIDRLAYLMTAESQTKSRRSSPYVKSTPLNTSQSDVRSVARAELNILKRAIKAAIGRTSDSMSKYHLQDAIVRIDQVLDPK from the coding sequence ATGAAGCGGACACTTCTTGTTTTCGCTATCGTAGGTTGTTTTTCTACAACCGAAGCTCAAATTTTCAAAAAGAAAAAAAATAAAACAGCACAAAAAAGTGATCAAAATAAACCTAAAAAAGGGGGCATTGAAGCTTACGAAAAAGTAATCACTAAAGAAGCAAAAACAGACAAAGGACTTTTTGATGTTCATGAAGTTGACAGCAAGTTCTTTTATGAAATTCCAGATTCTTTATTTAACAAAGAAATGTTAATGGTGAGCCGCATCTCCAAAACAGCAAATGGCTTAGGTTTTGGTGGCGGGAAAATTAACACCCAAGTACTTCGGTGGGAGAAGAAAGACAAAAAAGTAATTCTACGTGTTGTTTCCTATGATGTAGTTGCTTCAGATTCATTACCCGTACATGAAGCTGTTGTGAATTCTAATTTTGAACCCGTATTGTATTCTTTTGATATAAAAGCACTTAAAAAAGATTCTGTACACCCTGCAACGGTAATTGAAGTTGGTGACTTGTTTGAAAAAGATGTGAATGCTTTAGGAATGCCAGATGCTTATCGAAAAAGATTTAAAGTTTCTCGTTTAGATAGTGACCGAAGTTATATTGAATCTGTTAAGAGTTACCCTCAAAATATTGAAGCGAGACATGTGAAAACCTATATCGCAAGTGCAGCACCCTCTAATGGTGATTTAGGTTCTATTTCCATTGAGATTAATAACTCAATGATTTTACTTCCTGCCGAACCTATGAAAAGAAGGTATTTTGATGAACGTGTAGGTTGGTTTGCTCGTGGTCAAGTAGATTATGGTTTAGACGCTCAGGAAAGTAAGACCATTACATTTCTAGACCGCTGGAGACTTGAAGTGAAAGACGAAGATCTTGAAAAATTTAATAAAGGAGAACTTGTAACACCTAAAAAACAGATTGTATATTACATAGATCGTGCTACGCCAAAAGAATGGGTGCCTTTTATCAAGCAAGGTATTGAAGATTGGCAAGTAGCTTTTGAAGCTGCTGGTTTTAAAAATGCTATTATCGCAAAAGATCCACCAACTGCAGAAGAAGATCCTGAATGGTCTCCCGAAGATGTTCGGTATTCAGTTGTTCGGTATTTAGCTTCTCCCGTTCCTAATGCCAATGGCCCTCACGTAAGTGACCCTAGAACAGGCGAAATATTAGAATCAGACATCAACTGGTATCACAATGTTATGACCTTATTACGCAACTGGTACTTTGTACAAACGGCTGCAATAAACGAAGATGCTAGAGGCGTTAAGTTTAAAAATGAGGTAATGGGTAGATTAATTCGTTTTGTATCTTCTCATGAAGTAGGACACACTTTAGGATTACCACATAACATGGGGAGTAGTGTTGCGTATCCCGTAGACTCTTTACGTTCTGCTGCATTTACTAAAAAATACGGTACCGCACCTTCTATTATGGATTATGCTCGTTTTAATTATGTAGCACAACCAGGGGATGAAGGGGTTGCCTTAATGCCAGAGATCGGGATTTATGATAAATATGCTATTAGTTGGGGTTACCGACCAATTATGGATAAAGATGCTGAAGATGAAAAATCAATTCTTGACCAGTGGATATTAAAGCATTCAGGAGATCCTTTATACAGATTTGGTCATCAACAAGCAGGTGATGTGGTAGATCCTAGTTCTCAAACTGAAGATTTAGGGGACGATGCAGTAAAAGCAAGTACCTATGGAATTGCAAATTTAAAACGCATCGTACCAAATTTAGCAATTTGGATTGCGGAAGATGGTAAAAAGTATGATGATTTAGGTACGCTTTACGAGCAGGTATTATCGCAATACAACCGTTATATGGGCCATGTATCTAATAACATTGGCGGGGTTTATGAATATTATAAAACTTTTGACCAAGAAGGCGCTGTATATACACCAGTAGCTAAAGAACGTCAAAAAAACAGTTTAGCATTTGTTCAGAAAGAATTATTTATAACTCCTGAATGGCTATTGGATCAAAATATTTTTAATAAAATAGAATACTCTGGTTCTATTGAACGCTTGAGAGCTATACAAGTGAGAACTTTAGATAATATTTTAAGTCTTGGTAAAATAGCACGTATCATAGAAAACGAAACTATTAACGGTAAAGATGCTTATGCTTTAACCGATATGATGAAAGATTTAAGAACAGGAATCTGGTCTGAATTGCCAAGAGGAAGTAAAATTGACACCTACCGTAGAAATTTACAAAAAGCTCATATTGATCGTTTAGCCTATTTAATGACTGCAGAATCGCAAACGAAAAGCAGAAGATCTAGTCCGTATGTAAAATCTACACCGCTTAACACAAGCCAGTCAGACGTACGTTCTGTAGCTAGAGCAGAGTTGAACATTTTAAAACGTGCTATCAAAGCTGCTATTGGAAGAACATCTGATAGCATGAGCAAATATCACTTACAAGATGCTATTGTGCGTATTGATCAGGTTTTAGATCCTAAATAA
- a CDS encoding putative porin, translated as MRYIILLFIVLSSNFVSSQQDSIPKSKEARPLPKADKNLDKKIDTSKVEYEPVIGDYKIISYYRDTTYVDTTLSIKKDYKYNYIRKDNFELLPFPNMGQPYNNLAYNFEPNFFYPKLGAMAKNYNYLEMEDINYYNVPTPMTEIMFKTVFEEGQFLDILLTFNLSKRFNYAIAYKGFRSYGKYNNSEAESGNFRTSANYLSENKRYSFRGHIAAQDLINEEDGGVEDVATQFESGDSDFTDRSRIDVNFTDAESKILGKRYFFENQYKLIKKDSDSSAIEKTSLALGHQFNYETKYYQFSQDDQNDYFGDAFVATDLSDRARLRSFYNQFSAEFYNTTLGRLKANLNIFNYNYSFNSILITDEQTLRSQLKGDEISIGANYQKRIKGFNLKGDFAYNLTGDLTGSILNAEASYTIGENMSLSAKLHSSSRMPNFNYLLYQSDYSNYNWDNSNIFEKTKTNSLQVAIDSKLLGGISAKFTTLDNYSYFAVDPSVTIVDDESENQYIKPFQEASSINYIKVKYAKEFKLGNFALDNTVMYQTVSQSNDILNVPQFTTRNTLYYSKEVFKKAMFLQTGITFKYFTSYNMNSYNPLLGELYIQNNQSLGGFPLLDFFINAKVQQTRIYLKAEHFNSSFSDYNYFSAPDYPYRDFIVRFGVVWNFFS; from the coding sequence ATGAGATATATAATATTATTATTTATTGTGTTAAGTTCAAATTTTGTTTCAAGTCAGCAAGATTCAATTCCAAAATCCAAAGAGGCAAGACCGCTGCCAAAAGCTGATAAAAATTTAGATAAAAAAATAGATACTAGTAAGGTGGAGTATGAACCTGTTATTGGGGATTATAAGATTATCTCTTACTATAGGGATACTACTTATGTAGATACTACGCTATCCATAAAAAAAGATTATAAATATAATTATATTAGAAAAGACAATTTTGAATTATTGCCTTTTCCTAATATGGGGCAACCCTATAATAATTTAGCCTATAATTTTGAACCTAATTTTTTCTATCCGAAACTAGGGGCCATGGCTAAAAACTATAATTACCTGGAGATGGAGGATATTAATTATTACAATGTTCCTACTCCGATGACAGAAATCATGTTTAAAACTGTTTTTGAAGAAGGTCAATTTTTAGATATTCTTTTGACTTTTAATTTATCTAAACGTTTTAATTACGCTATTGCATATAAAGGGTTTAGGTCTTATGGAAAATATAATAATAGTGAAGCCGAGTCGGGTAATTTTAGAACAAGTGCTAATTACTTAAGTGAAAATAAAAGATATTCCTTTAGGGGGCATATTGCTGCGCAAGATTTGATCAATGAAGAGGATGGTGGTGTCGAGGATGTTGCAACTCAATTTGAATCTGGAGATTCAGATTTTACGGATAGGTCTAGGATTGATGTGAATTTTACAGATGCAGAAAGTAAAATTCTAGGGAAAAGATATTTTTTTGAAAATCAATATAAATTAATTAAAAAAGATAGTGATTCCAGTGCAATAGAAAAGACTTCTTTAGCTCTAGGGCATCAATTTAATTATGAAACCAAGTATTATCAGTTTTCTCAAGATGATCAAAATGATTATTTCGGTGATGCGTTCGTGGCTACAGATCTTTCAGATAGGGCGCGCTTGCGATCTTTCTATAATCAATTTAGTGCGGAGTTTTATAATACTACACTAGGGAGGTTAAAGGCAAACTTAAATATATTTAATTATAATTACTCCTTTAATAGTATACTTATTACAGATGAGCAGACCTTGAGGTCTCAGCTCAAAGGAGATGAAATTTCAATTGGCGCTAATTATCAGAAACGGATAAAAGGTTTTAATTTAAAAGGGGACTTCGCTTATAACCTTACGGGCGATTTAACAGGGTCTATTCTTAATGCGGAAGCAAGTTATACCATAGGTGAGAATATGTCTTTAAGTGCAAAGCTGCATTCCTCTTCTAGAATGCCAAATTTTAATTATCTATTATATCAAAGTGACTATAGTAATTACAACTGGGATAATTCAAATATTTTTGAAAAGACAAAGACAAATAGTTTACAGGTTGCTATTGATTCTAAGTTGCTTGGAGGTATATCCGCTAAATTCACGACTTTAGATAACTATTCTTATTTTGCTGTTGATCCATCCGTAACAATAGTAGATGATGAGAGTGAAAATCAATATATTAAACCTTTTCAAGAAGCCAGTAGTATCAATTATATAAAGGTGAAGTATGCTAAGGAGTTTAAACTAGGTAATTTTGCATTAGATAATACTGTGATGTATCAAACGGTGTCTCAAAGTAATGACATTCTTAATGTGCCACAGTTTACAACTAGAAACACCTTGTATTATTCAAAGGAAGTATTTAAGAAAGCAATGTTTTTGCAAACTGGGATTACCTTTAAGTATTTTACGTCCTATAATATGAATTCATATAATCCTTTACTGGGGGAGTTGTATATACAGAATAACCAAAGTTTAGGGGGTTTTCCGCTATTAGATTTTTTTATTAATGCTAAAGTGCAGCAAACCCGCATTTATTTAAAGGCAGAGCATTTCAATTCTTCCTTTAGTGATTATAATTACTTTTCTGCACCAGACTACCCATATCGTGATTTTATTGTGCGCTTTGGAGTGGTTTGGAACTTTTTTAGTTAA